The Virgibacillus sp. MSP4-1 genome has a segment encoding these proteins:
- a CDS encoding HAD-IIIA family hydrolase, whose amino-acid sequence MYAGMFLDRDGVINEVLSERVKFVNQPEDFHLLEGAGEAIRILNEKGYQVFVVTNQGGIGLGYMEEENLHAIHEKMREDLAAFEARVEDIAYCPHQPHDQCACRKPKPKMIEDLAEAYDIDLSRSYMVGDRKPDIEAGQAAGTKTVYVGSGNREPEADFYYDDLLSFARDCPHVLCPHVL is encoded by the coding sequence ATGTATGCTGGAATGTTTTTGGACCGTGATGGTGTGATCAATGAGGTATTAAGTGAACGGGTAAAATTTGTGAACCAGCCTGAAGATTTTCACCTTCTTGAAGGAGCAGGTGAAGCGATTCGTATATTGAATGAAAAAGGGTATCAGGTGTTTGTCGTGACAAACCAGGGCGGGATTGGCCTTGGGTATATGGAGGAAGAAAATCTTCATGCGATCCATGAGAAAATGAGAGAGGACTTAGCAGCGTTTGAAGCAAGGGTGGAGGATATTGCGTATTGTCCGCATCAACCCCATGACCAATGCGCCTGCCGGAAGCCTAAGCCGAAAATGATTGAGGATCTCGCAGAAGCGTATGACATTGATTTATCCAGGAGCTATATGGTCGGGGACCGAAAGCCTGATATAGAAGCAGGCCAGGCAGCAGGAACGAAAACCGTATATGTTGGCAGCGGGAACAGAGAACCCGAAGCAGATTTTTATTATGACGATTTGCTTTCCTTTGCGCGGGACTGTCCCCACGTGCTTTGTCCCCACGTGCTTTAA
- a CDS encoding CDGSH iron-sulfur domain-containing protein, producing the protein MSEKVTIKVNDNGSYRIKGDVELVDAEGNVFETKSSFSLCRCGHSANKPFCDGTHKKIDFDSEPRAK; encoded by the coding sequence GTGAGTGAAAAGGTAACGATTAAGGTTAATGATAACGGATCTTACCGTATCAAAGGGGATGTAGAACTGGTGGATGCTGAAGGAAATGTATTTGAAACGAAATCAAGCTTTTCTTTGTGCCGCTGCGGTCATTCCGCCAACAAGCCATTTTGCGATGGTACACATAAGAAAATCGACTTCGATAGCGAGCCTAGAGCGAAGTAA
- a CDS encoding GNAT family N-acetyltransferase, whose translation MEISIQKPKPEHAEAIASICARGWRQTVEGKLSAEYQRKNIEHWYHTDRVTKDIQNGAYTYIASAGNNVAGVIGGAPTGPEEGEIFVLYVDEHYRYQGIGRKLLKALTDDQLKEGVKRQWVSVQEDNQYGLPFYQARGFVFDRKRVTQTETGEEQVSLRFWRSMG comes from the coding sequence ATGGAAATATCCATTCAAAAACCGAAGCCTGAACATGCGGAGGCTATTGCCTCTATTTGTGCTAGGGGCTGGCGCCAGACAGTTGAAGGGAAATTAAGCGCGGAATATCAGCGTAAAAATATTGAACACTGGTACCATACAGATCGTGTCACGAAAGACATTCAAAATGGCGCTTATACTTATATTGCATCAGCAGGGAATAACGTGGCAGGAGTGATTGGCGGTGCACCTACTGGACCTGAAGAAGGGGAGATTTTTGTTCTTTATGTTGATGAGCATTATCGCTATCAAGGGATTGGAAGGAAGCTGCTTAAAGCTTTGACAGATGACCAGCTGAAAGAAGGAGTAAAAAGGCAATGGGTGTCTGTCCAGGAGGATAATCAATACGGCCTTCCTTTTTACCAAGCACGGGGATTTGTGTTTGACAGAAAAAGGGTGACCCAAACAGAAACGGGAGAAGAGCAGGTTTCCTTAAGGTTTTGGAGGTCGATGGGTTAA